In a genomic window of uncultured Flavobacterium sp.:
- a CDS encoding LacI family DNA-binding transcriptional regulator, giving the protein MNDTKLIDIASALGISVTTVSKALKGYTDISKSTRARVIEMAETMNYMPNSVAVNLRTNETKTIGVIIPATVHHFFSSVLNGILEEAEKRGYLVIILQSNEKYELEKKQLALLIQKRVDGVLMSLSNETDDFTHINEAIRKNTPVVLFDKIAKRVDCSKVVINDAKAAYDAVTYLINKGYKKIAHFRGSYVPQNSIDRFLGYKRALEAHGIEYDSKLVYVCDNNTDFEDGYENAQKVMTENPDIDAIFAITDLVAIGIIKYFNEAGIKTPEQVAVFGFSNWFMSTVISPKLTTIDQPGFKMGHQAVSLLIDEIMDIKEHRPVTHQIIELPTRIIERESTVK; this is encoded by the coding sequence ATGAATGACACAAAATTAATAGATATAGCCTCAGCCTTGGGAATTTCGGTTACCACAGTCTCAAAAGCCTTAAAAGGGTATACAGATATTAGTAAATCTACACGAGCCAGAGTTATCGAAATGGCCGAAACGATGAACTACATGCCCAATTCTGTTGCGGTAAACCTTAGAACTAATGAAACCAAAACAATTGGCGTCATTATTCCGGCTACGGTACATCATTTTTTTTCGAGCGTATTAAATGGTATTCTTGAAGAAGCCGAAAAAAGAGGTTATTTGGTCATTATATTACAATCAAACGAAAAATACGAACTCGAGAAAAAACAACTTGCTCTTTTAATTCAAAAACGAGTTGACGGAGTTTTAATGTCGCTCTCAAATGAAACCGATGATTTCACTCATATTAATGAAGCGATTCGGAAAAATACTCCTGTTGTTCTTTTTGATAAAATTGCCAAAAGAGTTGATTGCTCAAAAGTTGTCATTAATGATGCAAAAGCGGCTTATGATGCCGTGACGTATCTTATTAATAAAGGATATAAAAAAATCGCGCATTTTAGAGGCTCTTATGTTCCGCAAAATTCTATTGATCGTTTTTTAGGTTATAAAAGAGCGCTTGAAGCGCACGGAATTGAGTACGATTCGAAACTGGTTTATGTTTGCGATAACAATACTGATTTTGAAGATGGTTACGAAAACGCTCAAAAAGTAATGACTGAAAATCCGGATATTGATGCGATTTTTGCGATTACAGATTTAGTCGCCATCGGTATTATAAAATATTTTAATGAAGCCGGAATAAAAACTCCTGAACAAGTTGCTGTTTTCGGATTCAGCAATTGGTTTATGAGCACGGTTATTTCGCCAAAACTAACGACAATTGACCAACCCGGATTTAAAATGGGACATCAGGCAGTTTCGCTTTTAATCGATGAAATTATGGACATAAAAGAGCATCGACCGGTGACACATCAAATTATTGAACTTCCTACAAGAATCATTGAAAGAGAATCAACCGTTAAATGA
- a CDS encoding TonB-dependent receptor encodes MKKLHQYLGTLLLMFCLFFLPNNLFAQNKGTISGKVLDDSGVTVPGANVTLMETGKSTITDENGGYSFSNIDAGTYTIIATNVGYKTFEKQIAIKEGESLEVNLLLEGESQSLKEVVVTGSSAPRSKLESSVAITTMGAKAIEDRAPSSTAALLQTIPGFVVEASGGEIGNNLFARGIPSAGAYEYVQIQEDGLPVFEDGALQFANADTFYRLDETVSKMEAVRGGSASIFANNAPGGIINFISKTGQNEFMGRAKFTTSDYGMFRTDLNLSGALIKDKLFFNVGGFYRADNGLRNTGFTANKGGQIKGNITYKFDDNDYLRVNFKHLDDRNTFYLPIPLKSNNGKIEGIPGFNPNYGTLTSVNFSHLNVPQYGGGTFSADLEDGSHPVINSIGAEFKKKISEKVTFKNAFKQTSIDLNYNAIFPNGGPWTQSAYATDVQNTTASNLTYSYVDNGQKLDPNALIMRADLWHIDKKMNNFANNFSFNFDLDPVKLTAGYYYSNWKSNQYWNWNSYLVGVSDNPRLLNVKDNTTGVDHTWNGIERITWLERDAQTKGLLNDIYADAEIKATDKLTFNAGLRYNKDKYSGYRDNARFFAENLGVLANNTADDKVTTVKGNPYTYWRYDVSEWSYTAAGNYKFNDNMASYVRYSHGFRSPIEESFYDNAADLSKLENTEVNQFELGYKYSNSFFNVNANLFHMGLKNVAFTDILSDGSSENKFADVNNIGLEVETNVRYEIVKLNFTFTVQKPEYDNFTGTNADGSTFDFNGNTARRIPKFFCNLRPEVDITKDLTAYVQFSYYDKKFTNQDNKQVLPAYKEVGAGLNYTYNNLRFAVDASNLFNEIGLTEGDPRQTTSAASDVFMARPILGRAFRFSVAINF; translated from the coding sequence ATGAAAAAGCTACACCAGTATTTAGGTACATTACTTTTAATGTTTTGCCTGTTTTTTTTACCAAATAATCTATTTGCCCAAAATAAAGGCACTATATCAGGAAAAGTATTAGACGACAGCGGAGTAACCGTTCCGGGAGCAAATGTGACTCTTATGGAAACAGGAAAAAGCACTATTACAGATGAAAACGGAGGATATTCATTCTCTAATATCGACGCGGGAACTTATACAATTATTGCAACAAATGTGGGTTACAAAACTTTCGAAAAGCAAATTGCAATAAAAGAAGGAGAATCACTTGAGGTAAATTTACTTCTTGAAGGAGAATCACAAAGTCTAAAAGAAGTTGTGGTTACAGGATCATCAGCGCCAAGATCTAAATTGGAATCCAGCGTTGCAATTACAACAATGGGCGCAAAAGCAATCGAAGACAGAGCGCCATCAAGTACAGCAGCTTTGCTTCAAACTATTCCGGGATTTGTGGTTGAAGCATCTGGAGGAGAAATTGGAAATAACCTTTTTGCAAGAGGAATTCCTTCAGCGGGAGCGTATGAATATGTGCAAATTCAGGAAGACGGATTGCCGGTTTTTGAAGATGGAGCTTTGCAATTTGCTAACGCCGATACATTTTACAGATTAGACGAAACGGTAAGCAAAATGGAAGCTGTTCGTGGAGGTTCGGCATCAATTTTTGCCAATAATGCTCCGGGTGGAATCATCAATTTTATTTCGAAAACAGGTCAGAATGAATTTATGGGAAGAGCAAAATTCACGACTTCAGATTACGGAATGTTCAGAACTGATCTTAATTTATCAGGCGCTTTGATTAAAGATAAATTGTTTTTTAATGTTGGAGGTTTTTACAGAGCTGATAATGGTCTAAGAAACACCGGTTTTACAGCAAATAAAGGTGGACAAATAAAAGGAAACATCACATATAAATTTGATGACAACGATTATTTAAGAGTTAATTTCAAACACCTTGACGACAGAAATACATTCTATTTGCCAATTCCTTTGAAAAGTAATAACGGGAAAATTGAAGGAATTCCAGGATTTAATCCAAATTATGGAACATTAACGTCGGTAAATTTCAGTCATTTAAATGTGCCTCAATATGGCGGCGGAACTTTTAGCGCTGATTTAGAAGATGGTTCTCATCCGGTAATCAACTCAATTGGAGCCGAATTCAAAAAGAAAATATCTGAAAAAGTAACCTTCAAAAATGCTTTCAAACAAACAAGTATCGATTTAAATTACAATGCAATTTTTCCAAATGGCGGACCTTGGACACAAAGCGCTTATGCAACAGATGTTCAAAATACAACGGCAAGCAATCTAACGTATTCTTATGTAGATAACGGACAAAAATTAGATCCAAATGCTTTAATCATGAGAGCTGATCTTTGGCATATTGACAAAAAGATGAACAATTTTGCTAATAATTTCTCTTTCAATTTTGATTTAGATCCTGTAAAATTAACTGCGGGTTACTATTATTCAAACTGGAAATCAAACCAATATTGGAATTGGAATTCTTATTTAGTAGGCGTTTCGGATAATCCAAGATTGTTAAATGTAAAAGACAATACAACTGGAGTTGATCACACCTGGAACGGAATAGAAAGAATCACTTGGTTAGAAAGAGACGCTCAAACCAAAGGTCTTTTGAATGATATTTATGCTGATGCCGAAATTAAAGCGACAGATAAGTTGACCTTCAACGCAGGTTTAAGATACAACAAAGACAAATATTCAGGTTATAGAGACAACGCCAGATTTTTTGCAGAAAACTTAGGAGTTTTAGCAAATAATACAGCTGATGATAAAGTTACAACAGTAAAAGGAAATCCATATACATATTGGAGATATGATGTAAGCGAATGGTCTTATACAGCGGCAGGAAACTACAAATTCAATGACAATATGGCTTCATATGTTCGTTATAGCCACGGTTTTAGATCTCCAATCGAAGAATCATTTTATGATAATGCAGCAGATTTAAGCAAACTAGAAAATACAGAAGTAAATCAGTTTGAGTTAGGTTATAAATATTCTAATTCATTCTTTAATGTGAATGCCAATTTATTTCACATGGGTTTAAAAAATGTTGCTTTTACAGACATTTTATCTGATGGATCTTCTGAAAACAAATTTGCTGACGTAAATAATATTGGTCTTGAAGTAGAAACTAATGTGAGATATGAAATCGTAAAACTGAATTTCACATTCACAGTTCAAAAACCGGAATACGATAATTTTACAGGAACAAATGCTGATGGTTCAACTTTTGATTTTAATGGAAATACAGCTCGTAGAATTCCTAAATTCTTCTGTAACTTAAGACCGGAAGTAGATATTACAAAAGATCTTACGGCTTATGTTCAGTTTTCTTATTACGATAAAAAATTCACGAATCAGGATAACAAACAAGTTTTGCCGGCTTATAAAGAAGTTGGAGCAGGTTTAAATTATACCTATAATAATCTTCGTTTTGCAGTAGATGCTTCGAATTTATTCAATGAAATTGGTTTAACAGAAGGAGATCCAAGACAAACAACTTCTGCAGCAAGCGATGTGTTCATGGCAAGACCTATTTTAGGGCGCGCGTTTAGATTTTCGGTAGCGATTAATTTCTAA
- a CDS encoding MFS transporter, which translates to MKNIGIKISLYLNYFVFAILLNSVGIVILKSQRNYGVDEVQASILEAFKDMPIAIVSFFIASFLPRIGYRKSMLIGLGLVTLACISMYFGNSFDNAKILFATVGVSFALIKVSVYSLIGTVTETKKEHNALMSSIEGFFMVGIALAYFLFPAFNNENDPNSWLNVYWFLAALSFLSFLFLFFVKFKEPEVSAGANLKDDFLQMFKLMAKLLTVIFVISVFLFVMIEQGILSWLPTFNTKVLHLPENISIMMASILAISLAIGRMIAGIVTKKVNWIWVLTVCIFSAMLIVIFVLPKTVGLEVKNINTLSDIPLIGFAFPLIGLFIAPIYPLLNSIVLSALPKNLQSSMTGLIVIFSALGGTLGSRITGWLFKNEGPENAFYFTLIPMSLLLISFFILKKITAKDEI; encoded by the coding sequence ATGAAAAACATAGGAATTAAAATCTCTCTTTATCTTAATTATTTTGTCTTCGCCATTTTATTAAACAGCGTAGGTATTGTGATTCTAAAATCGCAAAGAAATTACGGAGTAGATGAAGTTCAGGCAAGTATTTTAGAAGCTTTTAAAGATATGCCAATTGCTATTGTATCCTTTTTTATAGCCTCTTTTTTACCAAGAATAGGCTATAGAAAATCGATGTTAATAGGATTAGGTTTAGTTACTCTGGCTTGTATTTCTATGTATTTTGGAAACTCATTTGATAATGCTAAAATTCTTTTTGCAACCGTTGGAGTTTCATTTGCTCTGATCAAAGTTTCGGTTTATTCCTTAATTGGAACTGTGACGGAAACCAAAAAAGAACACAATGCTTTGATGAGTAGTATCGAAGGTTTTTTTATGGTTGGGATTGCGTTGGCTTATTTTTTATTTCCTGCTTTTAATAATGAAAATGATCCTAATTCATGGCTAAATGTATATTGGTTTTTGGCTGCATTATCGTTCCTGTCATTTTTGTTTTTATTTTTTGTAAAATTCAAAGAACCGGAAGTTTCAGCAGGAGCAAATCTCAAAGATGACTTTCTGCAAATGTTCAAATTAATGGCAAAATTGCTTACCGTTATTTTTGTTATTAGCGTCTTTTTGTTTGTTATGATCGAACAGGGAATCCTTTCGTGGTTGCCAACATTCAATACAAAAGTGCTTCATTTACCAGAGAATATCAGCATAATGATGGCGAGTATTTTGGCAATTTCATTAGCAATTGGGCGAATGATTGCAGGAATTGTAACCAAAAAAGTCAACTGGATTTGGGTTTTAACGGTATGTATTTTTTCGGCAATGCTGATCGTGATTTTTGTACTTCCAAAAACAGTTGGTTTAGAAGTCAAAAACATCAATACGCTTTCGGATATACCTTTAATTGGTTTTGCATTTCCTTTAATCGGATTGTTTATTGCACCAATTTATCCTTTGCTAAATTCGATTGTATTAAGTGCTTTACCGAAGAATTTGCAAAGCTCAATGACCGGATTAATTGTAATATTTTCTGCTCTTGGCGGAACATTAGGTTCCAGAATAACAGGCTGGTTGTTTAAAAATGAAGGGCCGGAAAACGCATTTTATTTTACTTTAATTCCAATGTCTTTATTATTAATATCCTTTTTTATTCTCAAAAAAATAACTGCAAAAGATGAAATTTAA
- a CDS encoding trehalase family glycosidase, translated as MKFKLHITQTIEKLLAQEDTDGDKKITIDDHGPKKFLLYDQDGNPAVIEGTYQLSNLLQELALAKKNKTEFAEINLNEITEDPVKRISRKIKNLYWKGLTRTIDADGVKKILEDNKIENELAYLYVPFGDEIVFDYFKKLEATTPKLKVVQMPKNISPEYVLSLNKQPGILALALQIKNNEISGVPFVVPGGRFNEMYGWDSYFIAKGLLIDDKIDLALGIAENFKYQIDHYGKILNANRSYYLTRTQPPLYTSLIIDVLEKSNPDIFWIERHLKTAIKEYQTVWMEEGKRLTANGLNRYKAEGIGLPFEVEEGHFDDILEQYAPKYNLPTREFEKKYLEREVVDAELDKYFIHDRSMRESGHDTTNRLVGVCANLNTVAINSLLYKYETDIAFLIKKYFKNEFQYFEDKSFSSEYWISKANSRKEKINKMCWNSELGCYLDYDFVNEKQHFFEAAPTFYPLWAKISTPEQAEILVKKTLPRFKMKGGIAGSTKESIADVDENAPIRQWDYPFGWAPHQMLLWEGLLNYNFNEEAQEMVYRWLWLITRNAVDYNGTIPEKFDLSISSHKIFAEYGNVGTEFDYITEEGFGWMNASYQYGLTILEDDLKQKLSDLVDPDDLF; from the coding sequence ATGAAATTTAAATTACATATAACCCAAACCATCGAAAAATTATTGGCTCAGGAAGATACTGACGGCGATAAAAAAATAACGATTGATGATCATGGTCCAAAGAAATTTTTGCTGTACGATCAGGATGGAAATCCTGCAGTTATTGAAGGAACTTATCAGCTTTCGAATTTATTGCAGGAATTGGCTTTGGCTAAAAAAAACAAAACCGAATTTGCCGAAATCAATCTGAATGAAATTACCGAAGATCCTGTAAAAAGGATTTCGAGAAAGATAAAAAACCTGTATTGGAAAGGTCTGACGCGAACAATTGATGCCGATGGCGTAAAGAAAATTTTGGAAGACAATAAGATCGAAAATGAATTGGCTTACTTGTATGTGCCTTTTGGTGATGAAATTGTTTTTGATTATTTCAAGAAATTAGAAGCTACAACGCCAAAATTAAAAGTGGTGCAAATGCCCAAAAATATTTCACCGGAATATGTGCTTTCGCTGAATAAACAACCCGGGATTTTAGCTTTGGCACTTCAAATAAAAAACAATGAAATTTCAGGCGTTCCGTTTGTGGTTCCTGGCGGAAGATTTAATGAAATGTACGGTTGGGATAGTTATTTTATTGCCAAAGGACTTTTGATCGACGATAAAATTGATCTTGCTTTAGGCATTGCCGAGAATTTTAAATATCAAATCGATCATTATGGAAAAATCCTGAATGCCAATCGAAGTTATTATTTGACGCGTACACAACCGCCACTTTATACGTCGCTAATTATTGATGTTTTAGAAAAGTCGAATCCGGATATTTTCTGGATTGAAAGACATTTAAAAACCGCCATAAAAGAATATCAAACCGTTTGGATGGAAGAAGGAAAACGTCTCACAGCCAATGGATTAAATCGCTATAAAGCAGAAGGAATCGGACTTCCGTTTGAAGTTGAAGAAGGACATTTTGATGATATTTTAGAACAATATGCGCCGAAATATAATTTGCCTACAAGAGAATTTGAAAAGAAATATCTTGAAAGAGAAGTTGTAGACGCTGAACTTGATAAATATTTTATTCACGATCGAAGTATGCGCGAAAGCGGACACGATACAACAAATAGATTGGTTGGAGTTTGTGCCAATTTAAATACGGTTGCGATCAATAGTTTACTTTATAAATATGAAACCGATATTGCTTTTTTAATTAAAAAGTACTTCAAAAATGAATTTCAATATTTTGAAGATAAGTCATTTTCAAGTGAATATTGGATTTCGAAAGCCAATTCGAGGAAAGAAAAAATCAATAAAATGTGTTGGAATTCAGAATTAGGATGTTATCTGGATTATGATTTCGTAAACGAAAAGCAACATTTCTTTGAAGCAGCGCCAACATTTTATCCGCTTTGGGCGAAAATAAGCACGCCAGAACAGGCTGAAATTTTGGTTAAAAAGACATTACCAAGGTTTAAAATGAAAGGTGGAATTGCAGGAAGTACCAAAGAATCTATTGCAGATGTTGACGAAAATGCGCCAATAAGACAATGGGATTATCCGTTTGGATGGGCGCCACATCAAATGCTTTTATGGGAAGGTTTGCTGAACTATAATTTCAACGAAGAAGCGCAGGAAATGGTTTATCGCTGGCTTTGGCTGATTACCAGAAATGCGGTTGATTATAACGGAACAATTCCGGAGAAGTTTGATTTATCGATCAGTTCGCATAAGATTTTCGCAGAATATGGAAACGTAGGTACTGAATTCGATTATATAACCGAAGAAGGTTTTGGCTGGATGAACGCATCTTACCAATACGGATTAACGATTTTAGAAGACGATTTAAAACAAAAACTATCAGATTTAGTTGATCCTGATGATTTGTTTTAA
- a CDS encoding polyprenyl synthetase family protein has translation MHDISQYQDFFIKYLENQSISKEPKNLYEPIEYILGLGGKRMRPVLTLMASEVFDTDYNVALPAAMAVEVFHNFSLVHDDIMDDAPLRRGQETVHEKWDLNTGILSGDTMLILAYQYFEQYDPSIFRDLAKLFSKTALEVCEGQQWDVDFEKRNDVTIPEYLKMIEYKTAVLVAAAMKMGAIVAKTSEKEGDLIYDFGLNLGLAFQLQDDFLDAFGDPETFGKQVGGDIIENKKTYLYLKAREFSSPEKASELEKLFSLNLDDNTDKIETAKNIFNESGASKATQDAIEMYTFKAFETLEKLDISAEKKDILRTFGENLMGRKV, from the coding sequence ATGCACGATATTAGCCAATACCAGGATTTTTTTATCAAATATTTAGAAAATCAAAGCATCAGCAAAGAGCCTAAAAACCTTTACGAACCTATTGAATATATTTTGGGCCTTGGCGGAAAAAGAATGCGTCCCGTGCTAACTTTAATGGCTTCGGAGGTTTTTGATACCGATTATAATGTGGCGCTTCCGGCTGCAATGGCTGTCGAAGTTTTTCATAATTTTTCACTGGTTCACGATGATATTATGGATGACGCACCTTTGCGAAGAGGACAGGAAACTGTACATGAAAAATGGGATCTGAATACCGGAATTCTTTCCGGAGATACGATGCTTATTCTGGCTTATCAGTATTTTGAACAATACGATCCATCGATTTTTAGAGACTTAGCAAAACTGTTTAGTAAAACTGCTCTTGAAGTTTGCGAAGGACAACAATGGGATGTTGATTTCGAAAAAAGAAACGACGTTACGATTCCGGAATATCTAAAAATGATCGAATATAAAACTGCTGTTCTCGTTGCTGCTGCCATGAAAATGGGTGCAATTGTAGCTAAAACATCTGAAAAAGAAGGCGATTTAATTTATGATTTCGGATTGAATTTAGGATTAGCTTTCCAGCTTCAAGATGATTTTCTGGATGCTTTTGGAGATCCGGAAACCTTCGGAAAACAAGTTGGAGGAGATATTATCGAAAACAAAAAAACCTATTTATACCTAAAAGCACGTGAATTTTCATCACCTGAAAAAGCTTCAGAATTAGAGAAATTATTCAGCTTGAATTTAGACGATAATACAGATAAAATAGAAACTGCAAAAAACATTTTTAACGAATCAGGTGCTTCAAAAGCAACGCAAGATGCCATAGAAATGTACACTTTTAAAGCTTTTGAAACTTTAGAAAAACTGGATATCAGCGCCGAAAAGAAAGACATTCTTAGAACTTTTGGCGAGAATTTAATGGGACGAAAAGTTTAG
- a CDS encoding YceI family protein, translating to MKTTWTLDSSQSDVLIKMRHSIIAYMGGTTNKFDGYVNIEDNEIEDASVEFSLDINNKKDSFQQIDTYLQLQDFFDVNEHPIISFKSTSFQKINNNINFFKGDLTIKDVTKVVELDAEFIGINTYNGERKVAFEIKGDIKRQDFGLDYNSFNHNGGLALGKDIKLIANLEFSI from the coding sequence ATGAAAACAACATGGACCTTAGATTCTAGCCAATCAGATGTTTTAATCAAAATGAGACATTCGATAATTGCTTATATGGGAGGAACGACTAATAAATTTGATGGCTACGTGAATATTGAAGACAATGAAATTGAGGATGCTTCGGTTGAGTTTTCATTAGATATCAATAACAAAAAAGATAGTTTTCAGCAAATCGATACTTATTTACAGCTTCAGGACTTTTTTGATGTAAATGAGCACCCGATTATTAGTTTTAAATCGACTTCATTTCAAAAAATAAACAACAACATCAACTTTTTTAAAGGCGATCTTACTATAAAAGATGTCACTAAAGTAGTTGAACTTGATGCTGAGTTTATTGGAATCAATACTTATAATGGAGAAAGAAAAGTTGCTTTTGAAATTAAAGGAGACATCAAACGTCAGGATTTTGGCTTGGATTATAACTCATTTAATCATAATGGAGGTTTGGCTTTAGGAAAAGATATTAAGCTTATCGCTAATCTTGAATTTAGCATATAA
- a CDS encoding TetR/AcrR family transcriptional regulator — protein MKEKIISKASELFLKLGFKSVTMDDIAGEMCISKKTIYKYFCNKEVLIEESTSTVHKQVHEIIDTIVAKDYNSIHENFEIREMFRDMFKSNTDTSPIYQLKKHYPEIYQNVLSHEIEQCTQYFRINIEKGIRDGLYRADLNIEIYVKFYYTLIFHINETTVSEKEAQEIELEALEYHTRAMATEKGILELEKQLKKITI, from the coding sequence ATGAAAGAGAAAATCATATCAAAAGCAAGTGAGTTATTTTTAAAGCTTGGTTTTAAAAGCGTTACGATGGATGATATCGCTGGCGAAATGTGTATTTCTAAAAAAACGATTTACAAATATTTCTGTAACAAAGAAGTTTTAATCGAAGAGAGTACATCGACAGTTCATAAACAAGTACATGAGATAATCGATACAATTGTTGCAAAAGATTATAATTCAATTCACGAGAATTTTGAAATTAGAGAAATGTTTCGTGATATGTTTAAAAGCAATACGGATACGTCTCCAATTTATCAATTGAAAAAACATTATCCGGAAATATATCAAAATGTTTTATCGCACGAAATTGAACAATGCACTCAGTATTTTAGAATAAACATTGAAAAAGGTATTCGTGACGGATTGTATCGTGCAGATCTAAATATAGAGATTTATGTGAAGTTTTATTACACTTTAATTTTTCATATAAACGAAACTACGGTTTCAGAAAAAGAAGCACAAGAAATAGAATTAGAAGCGCTGGAGTATCACACCAGAGCAATGGCTACCGAAAAGGGAATACTGGAATTAGAAAAACAACTTAAAAAAATTACTATTTAA
- a CDS encoding TolC family protein has translation MKRIILIFLCSIGLSANAQVKTLTLKDAVIYALENKADAKKAKLQVENSEYKIQEVRSRALPQISANGNLTYNPVIQTTVIDGAGFGQPGTTIQAAFGQKWTSNAGLSLTQTIFDQSVFTGLRAARSTREFYQINDQLTEEQVIERVANNYYSVYVQKERLVLLDSNYVNTTKVRDIVKGQFDNGLAKKIDLDRIVVKMSNIDTERQQIKNQITLQENALKFYMGMPIEAQIDMPKEEFEVVPVALTEVPNVENRTEYLLLKKQEELLVYNKKAVEAGYYPTLSLTAGYNYIGQGPQMPWFAKPSDGVYWSDYSAIGLNLHVPIFTGFGTRAKVRQADVEIRSLQEDIKDTKLSLDLDYRNAMAQIDNNLVTINNQKENMRLATEILSNTKNNYLQGLASLTDLLDAENAQLEAQNNFTRAVLNYKIAEISLIKSKGELKTLIK, from the coding sequence ATGAAACGAATAATTCTTATATTTTTGTGTTCAATTGGCTTGTCTGCCAACGCACAAGTCAAAACACTAACCCTGAAAGATGCTGTTATTTATGCGCTTGAAAATAAAGCTGACGCAAAAAAAGCAAAATTACAGGTTGAAAATAGTGAGTACAAAATTCAGGAAGTACGTTCAAGAGCGTTACCACAAATCTCTGCAAACGGAAACTTAACTTACAATCCAGTAATTCAGACAACGGTTATTGATGGAGCTGGTTTTGGTCAGCCAGGAACTACAATTCAAGCGGCATTTGGTCAAAAATGGACTTCAAACGCTGGGCTTTCATTAACTCAGACAATATTTGATCAATCTGTTTTTACCGGATTAAGAGCTGCAAGATCTACTCGTGAATTTTATCAAATAAACGATCAGTTAACTGAAGAACAAGTAATTGAAAGAGTTGCTAATAACTACTATTCAGTTTATGTACAAAAAGAAAGATTGGTTTTATTAGACAGTAATTACGTAAATACAACAAAAGTTCGTGACATCGTAAAAGGACAATTTGATAACGGTTTGGCTAAAAAAATTGACTTGGATCGTATCGTAGTTAAAATGTCAAACATTGATACAGAACGTCAACAAATTAAAAATCAAATTACTTTACAGGAAAATGCTTTGAAGTTTTATATGGGAATGCCTATTGAAGCGCAAATTGATATGCCAAAAGAAGAATTTGAAGTTGTTCCAGTTGCATTAACAGAAGTACCAAATGTTGAAAACAGAACTGAATATTTGCTTTTGAAAAAACAAGAAGAGCTTTTAGTTTACAATAAAAAAGCTGTTGAAGCGGGATATTATCCAACACTTTCTTTGACTGCAGGTTATAATTATATTGGTCAGGGTCCACAAATGCCTTGGTTTGCAAAACCTTCAGATGGTGTTTATTGGTCAGATTACTCTGCAATTGGATTAAATTTACATGTACCAATTTTTACAGGATTTGGAACTCGTGCTAAAGTAAGACAAGCCGATGTAGAAATCAGATCACTTCAGGAAGATATCAAAGACACAAAGCTTTCGCTTGATTTAGATTATAGAAATGCAATGGCTCAAATTGATAATAACCTTGTGACTATCAATAATCAAAAAGAAAACATGCGCTTAGCGACTGAGATCTTAAGCAATACAAAAAACAATTATCTTCAGGGATTGGCATCATTAACAGATTTGTTAGATGCTGAAAATGCACAACTTGAAGCTCAAAATAATTTTACCAGAGCAGTCTTGAATTACAAAATTGCCGAAATATCACTAATCAAATCAAAAGGCGAACTTAAAACTCTTATTAAATAA